A segment of the Anoplolepis gracilipes chromosome 14, ASM4749672v1, whole genome shotgun sequence genome:
CATTAATAGATGCCGAaggttttatacatatttgtctttccaaatgcaattaattacaaaaaatagcgTTAAGTCATTCTCACCCTGGTAATTAATCAACTACAATGTATACGTTTCGGGCAACGTGACGTAACACAATATGACAATTCAAAAGTCAAAGTACACGTGACACTCGAGACCCTCGATCTCGAactttcttctatattttcattcctttcaatgtaaaaatgtggaatgcaattatataatgcGCATAACATAATGATCAGAATACTTGAGCACCGCTGTAATTGCATAGCAAGCACGTTACAATCTCTTACCTTgagatttttcttgtaatcATTCAGCTGTTCCGCTGCCGGATCTCTAGCCGGGGAAGCCATCCTGTCGATCGATCTCTCACAGCTGTAGCTTCTGTAGGCAATCGAGCGAAGCGCGACGAAGCGATTTCCCGAGGTgtcacgacgacgacgacgtagGAAGACGCAACTGGTCGACGGCGACGACGCCGACGCGCTTTTATCACGTCCGTACGAATGACAGAGGAGAATTGAAGGGAGGGAATCCCGTCGACGCGGGAGGGGAGCCGATATCGTTCGAAGGAATCGGACAAAGTCGGAATATACCTTCGGCATTCTTCGGTTTTCGCGGGAAAGATGACTCGAAGTCTTCCTTGTCGAAAAGTAGAGACTGTTTTCTGCACAGATTCTCagagaggagaaaaagaacagttccctaaaaaaaaaaaaaaattgataaatgttttttttttatacctgtTTTACGTACCTTTTAATTCTTCCTTTCgtataaatgattaataatttgacgACTAGATtcggctttatttttatactcgaAAAATCTTTTACCTGAAACGATCTTATATAAGCATAATTCGGGTGTTttggaaagaaaaacaatttagatAAGATTTAGATAGATAAggcaaaattttaaagatgcaAATGTCCaagtgattatataataaaaaagctaaaaataaagttatcaaAAACATGTCACTCTGTTCGTGATGTTATTACAGATCACAGATAAGAAAATGATTACAGATATaactaaattgtatataaatgtgaacAAACCTAAAGCAAATAGCTTGACAGCTTGCTATgtagattatattttgtttaacaaaaaataaaacttcacGTCCCTCTTGCAAAatttcactctctctctctttctctctgctatagtttaaaaatagtttaatttaaaatgataaaatatagattaaacaaGAGTCAATACAGAAATATTCATAcacttcttttttaaaattttctaaaattaatagatattaataaaatatctttaaaataagaaaaaagataaaaaaataaattatgaattctGCTACACaaacatgtatatacaggatgttctAAAACCACCAGATCCTTTTAAAAGCAGTTTCTCTGCaggcaatttttcttttgtaaaaatatcaaggCGTCAATAATTTCTGAGCTATAaacaactaataaaaaaaaactttttgcaGACTAAACTTTGCAGAATCAacaagttaataaaataatactcttTAGTTAATTTCAGGTAcagtttttttcattttaatatattttattttatttttattttattttactagaattttaatttaagatttaaaaagatatatcataGTAAAAATTGTAACCTCGCAAAAGATAAACgaggaaaaaaatcaatttaaaataaaaagaatctaCTATTAAAAAGGACATCTggtaattttgtatatataaattataaatattactcttCACATTTTAGAAAAGCTAAAGAAATTCAGACCGAGTaatcttttatacattttcaattcAGTGGAAGGATAATCGCGATAGGATTTAGTTCTTCCTTAACTTTTTCGTTTATTAATGCCGTTACACAACGCCACCTGAGCCAGGTACAATTCCGAGCTCGACATTAAAAGCCAGCTCGCGCGACAGTGCGTAGCTCTCTTATTGCACGTATCTAAATAGTCTGAACAGGAAATGCCGTTTTGACGTggcaatttacaaaaattgtatcaatCCGGTTTTGCTTGACGACTCGACCGAGAGCGAGAAAACAAGAGTATACGCGTTCGAAGTATAATCCTCgttgtaaataatgtaaacaacATAATTGGATCGTCATTCCACTTCTTTGGCAGCGTACTAAACAATTGGAGCTATATAAAGTTGCAAGAATATAGAGAACAAGTTTTACATACTTATAAAATGACTCCGCTCGAAATTAAATAACGAAtgtacacgcacacacgcacacacatacacacacatgcgcGGGGactatataaacattttgttattatttacatcATTGATGCGCACTCCTAATAAATGAATCGTATGAATCGCAGAAAAGTTCTATGTTTCGCCGGACACGATCTAACGCTTGATCAAGAAGAgacgaatatatattatatatatatgtatgtatatatatatatttatatatatatatatattaattattattattattattatatataattatatatatattattatattattatactatcaacacaatgcaaataaaattgaaattaggtcaggaaaataatatattctctctccgacaggaaattaatattatgttataccTAAAAAGACTGCCTGAGATTTCACGCACCTTATTTCTCGTGTATCGCGTGTATAAGCGGCGAAATATTCTGCCTATCGTTGACAGATACATGCGCGAAGTATTTTGAACAGATATTTATTGCAGCAATGTGGCAAATGTCATACGGCAGCTTCAAAACTCATTTGGTGGCctataatatcattttcgcatattatcacaattatcggcagaaaaataatgttctcCCTCTTTCCATCACGTAGAatgatatttctaaaataaacacTTGTGACGAGAGAAAAGCCTTTCGACAAGTgtcgtttaattaaataattcgattCTAAGTCACATTCGATCTATACGTACGCAAGCAATTTTATAGGAATGACTTAATTAGGAGATAAGCGAGACATCGGAGATTTTGAATCGAAATTGTGTAAATTCCAGATCATTGTATCGGTAAGATTTATAGACTTTTCCTAATCTGCATATACATGCAAGAATCGTCACATAGCGAGCTTGCCTCTGCTATGGAAGAATTTTGTCAGGATAACTGACCTGTGACTCGggggaaaaaataaagattcatCATCGTCTCCGCTTTGCTAATACGAAAAATTGTGACAATTATCTTCggaattattaacatattctGCTAcgatctttatatatatatatatatatatatatatatatatatatatatatatatatatatatgtgtgtgtgtgtatacctagatgtgtgtgtataccTAGATGTAAGTGTAGCATATTAGTTCGCAGCAAATATCAATGATTCACAATTTAAGATCCATCGATGATCCGTCGGTAACTGGTATAATATTCCGCTACATAAAACTAGATCATCCAGCGAATCCGCTTCTTTTTTAAGCTAGCCGTTCATTGGCATTGGTAAGGGACACTGCACTTGCCACACAATCAAATGACTTTGTTCGCCGTGCTCCTCCGCTCCATTATTGACCGTAACGTTCGATCGGTCCATGCCTTCCTCCGTTTCTTCTCCATCACCTGTAAGagagattataaaatgtaaatatttctactAGAGTAAACGAGTGTTTGAATGAAGAAGAAAACAGGTATAAGTAATGACATTTGTACACGACAGATGGAAAAGCCCAACCCCCAGAGACTAAAAGaagtaatacataatatataattgcataaaagGTCAAAGTGTTAGATTCTCTTTAACAAGAGAAATcagaaattttacattagaATTGTGTGAGAAATTTTAGATCGAATTCTTCTTCTACGCTTGATTTTGAACATGTTTGATGTTTGCACAAGTGTGATAAATATACAAGCACAATCTTTATATACTGTATAAACTTGATGCAATAATTTACGTATGAGATTACAGAAATGCTGTTGTTAGTTGAACTTTGTTGTATCGTGCAACAGTGGAAAATATCATTCTGTTAGTAAAGGATGCACCGCAATTAATGACATGACATTTATCAGAATAGATAAAGAAATGCTAATTCAAATTGAGATATAGAAATCAATTAAACTCTTCTTGCTTCTCTCTCTGGGGGCATACCTGACCATTTGCCACACAATTAGGTGTGTTGCCACATCACTCTCATCTTCAGCCTCATCCGCTGAAATTACAATAATCTGTTATCGAAAGTATGAGTCGTGCCAGAATCTTTACTGATTTTTACgcgacaaaatataaaagttttactcCATTTTTTAAAGCTACGGTTGGATTTGATTTAAGGTtgcaaaatttgcaattaagatgaaatatatcttgtaaaattagACAAAAATTTACTCACCGACTCTGAAATCGATATAACCCTCACCACCGGAGAGAACGAGCATCGCAGGTTGCGTCCCGTCTGTCACTGCGCTTTGACCACCGTGACCTAAGAAAAAGatttgatttgaaattattttttgaagaaaaatttcgtgtaaaaaaaataacaatactcTGATTATTCGAAGCTTACCGGGTACAGCGACGAACATTTTGACAGCGTCTCTGTGTCCATGGAAACTGAGCTGAGCATGAGCCATACTGCAATAGGGTATGAAGCTTCCCGGTGTGACACTTCGTTCCGAAGCGAAGATCCTGACTCCGACGCCGGGTGCGTCGCCTTTGTTGCCGCCGGTTTGGACTCTGGACACCGCCATTGAACCGCCCGCGCCTGCAATGATGTTATGGGAGTTATAACTCTAGTATACGCGATAGACGACGAGCGATGAGTGATATCTAACAGagcttttttcaaaaattaaagttctcATTGAATATCGTGTCAATGTCGACATAACGTCTGACTCGGTGTGTTTCAGACTTACTTTCTGACAGCGGTACCGAGATTATCACTCCATTGCCAGTGCCGATCCACAACCTATTCGAGGAAATAAGCAGAGCAGTAATGCGTACAAAGGAAAATCCTAGCTTTCCTGTACCGAGCATCTTGCTGACGTACGGCTCAATATCGACGTCTTGGAGATGTTGATAGGTATGAGCGTGATAGAGCCTTAATGTTGAATCGAGTCTGATGCTGATCCACACGCCGTCACCTAACCATGCCAATTGTCGCACCTGAGATTCTCTGCGAGGATGTGCATCCACTGTGCActgaaaagtaataattttattagtttatcaaaatttcttcttttttaatttgtgcATATTAATACCGCGTATTGATGATGCTGAAATTCTTATACCTCAAGCGTCATCGAAATAGGATCAATCACATGGATCTTGTTTCTGTATCCACACCACACAGTTTTACCGCTGACTGCAGTCATACATCTGATAGAATGTTGAGGGCTACCAAGTGTAATCACATGGTATTGAGACAGATCCCATTGTCCGTCCGCGCCTCTACGGAATATTGTTACAGTTCCATCCGCTAAAGCGACCAAGACTCGGCCTTGCACGTGTCTAATGAGAAATACGATTTTTCATTAACcttttatcgtaaaaaatttaagatggGTTAATTTTGATGATCGGTCactattcaaaataaatacatacacgATAGCTAATGCCGCGTCCTTCAGTTTCACAGAATGCAAACACACCGACCATTTGGCAACAGCCGAATGAACGTAGACCGCGCCATTCTGGGCTCCAAGCCACATGGTCGGTTGTATAGATGACATTTTCTCAATGGGTGTTTCTTCCTCAGTTTCTTCCTTCTTCGTCGCCTCCTCATTCACGATATCTTTGTCGTTCAATCGCGAAGGATGTGCTTCCGTGTTACACTGTACAAAGTGTACCTTTCCCAGATTCGCGGTCTCGCTATCTATACTCTCCAGACTCTGGGGCTCGTTCGTCGTGGAGTTCTGATCCGTCTCGGCAGTTTTCTCGGTATTCTCGTTCGCCTGATCATCCGACTGATTGTCAGATTcgtttttattcttatcaacCACAGCCTCGGTATCCTGATTCTTCCGGCCGTTACTTTGTTCGACATTTTCATTCGCGTTCGTAACGTCCTCGTAACAAGCACCGTTGTTGTTCTCGGTGTCGTTGGTCGTGCTACCGTTCACCGAATTGCGAATAGAGTTCTCGTTCGAGGattgcgcgtaatcgctctcttTGGCACCGGGCACGCTCGCGATACAGAGCAAGTGTCCCTGGCAAACGTTAAACACCTCGAGAATGTCTGCCGGATTGTTGGCGTCTATCACGGTGACCTTGGACATCTTTTGAGTCGAGGTGCAGATCCAGACGAGCGAGCTCAACTGTTGCTCCCATCGTTCTGCTTCAAGTCGTCGGTTCTCACTTTCTTGAAGCTCCTTGTCCAGATGCTCGACAGCATCCTCGGCCTCCGTCTTTGTGTTGCTGCTCGTTTCTTGGGCCTCGGCGGCGTAAAACACACTTCCGCCGACCATGCATCCGCCGTCGCGCGTTTTACCGCCGCTCAGATTTACGCCGGCGCCACACCAgatctaattaaaattgatatgttTATCATTAtagtcaataatattaaatattgatatatttttatatcattttaaaaatacagtataaataattatgaataaaacattaattagatatttttaaatcatttatattttgataaataatttaaattataagaaaaacaatAAGTCGCTTTGTAGCTATTATTCTTTTGACTAACAATGGGatgaaagtttaaatattgtagagaaaaagaagaaaaaagaaaagtgcaAGAGCTCTGCAGCCATAAATGCaggataaatttaatttcataatttgaacttattaaaaaagaacgtACTTTCATGCCCGGCTCGGTTTCTTGCAAAGGTCGGCAGTACACTGGAACTGGAACAGGGGGTTGTCTGACAGGAGCGCTTGGCTTTCCCGGTAAACTCCATCCGTAAGCTTGCAGACGACCGTCTTCCTTCTTGACATGTGCTCGCACCTGACGATACTGTTCCCTTCGTTCGCTCGCGCGTCTCGCTACGAGCTTCTCGGACGATCTGTAAAGACGACAcgaatctttaattattcgtACGTTCGCTAGTTTCGaagggagagaaaagagagaagattGTCGAATT
Coding sequences within it:
- the Syd gene encoding JNK-interacting protein 3 isoform X4, coding for MDQETVYGTHEDSHVVMSEKVQSLAGSIYQEFEKMIARYDEDVVKDLMPLLVNVLECLDISYTENQEREVELELLREDNEQLVTQYEREKQLRKASDQKLLELEDISEDERKELLSKIDSLESIVRMLELKTKNSHDHVGRLEEKEAELKREYSRLHDRYTELFKTHVDYMERTKMLVGSTERLESVSTSRAPSRLPSLGLAHMSRSSGPLSYGFQSLEASMNSEDVQEEIIPNAANLRTEMLDSSSEAAIETSDKSQLTDQPVQENKTTAISRRMLYESPETEVPPTLMTPTTPTTGIDKLATTPGGRSRTEREQRSGNTLYQELSFQDADALGEMDEGADITGSLVHPGEYASSVNDNFFGMGKEVENLIMENNELLATKNALNVVKDDLIVKVDELTSEQEILREEVRGLQQARERLRQRIAALEEELKKVKEEAEAAAKATKSDDEEDVPLSQRKRFTRVEMARVLMERNQYKERFIELQDAVRWTEMIRASKTVPSSISGGKGGSVWKFFSNLFTGPADRGTLVRSAHTLPHIRYSAPANQVVPAPPLDAMRRRTLKSRQDFLDQGDTISSEKLVARRASERREQYRQVRAHVKKEDGRLQAYGWSLPGKPSAPVRQPPVPVPVYCRPLQETEPGMKIWCGAGVNLSGGKTRDGGCMVGGSVFYAAEAQETSSNTKTEAEDAVEHLDKELQESENRRLEAERWEQQLSSLVWICTSTQKMSKVTVIDANNPADILEVFNVCQGHLLCIASVPGAKESDYAQSSNENSIRNSVNGSTTNDTENNNGACYEDVTNANENVEQSNGRKNQDTEAVVDKNKNESDNQSDDQANENTEKTAETDQNSTTNEPQSLESIDSETANLGKVHFVQCNTEAHPSRLNDKDIVNEEATKKEETEEETPIEKMSSIQPTMWLGAQNGAVYVHSAVAKWSVCLHSVKLKDAALAIVHVQGRVLVALADGTVTIFRRGADGQWDLSQYHVITLGSPQHSIRCMTAVSGKTVWCGYRNKIHVIDPISMTLECTVDAHPRRESQVRQLAWLGDGVWISIRLDSTLRLYHAHTYQHLQDVDIEPYVSKMLGTGKLGFSFVRITALLISSNRLWIGTGNGVIISVPLSESAGGSMAVSRVQTGGNKGDAPGVGVRIFASERSVTPGSFIPYCSMAHAQLSFHGHRDAVKMFVAVPGHGGQSAVTDGTQPAMLVLSGGEGYIDFRVGDGEETEEGMDRSNVTVNNGAEEHGEQSHLIVWQVQCPLPMPMNG
- the Syd gene encoding JNK-interacting protein 3 isoform X2, coding for MDQETVYGTHEDSHVVMSEKVQSLAGSIYQEFEKMIARYDEDVVKDLMPLLVNVLECLDISYTENQEREVELELLREDNEQLVTQYEREKQLRKASDQKLLELEDISEDERKELLSKIDSLESIVRMLELKTKNSHDHGTNAIGASSLPIHSSSLYIGRLEEKEAELKREYSRLHDRYTELFKTHVDYMERTKMLVGSTERLESVSTSRAPSRLPSLGLAHMSRSSGPLSYGFQSLEASMNSEDVQEEIIPNAANLRTEMLDSSSEAAIETSDKSQLTDQPVQENKTTAISRHESPETEVPPTLMTPTTPTTGIDKLATTPGGRSRTEREQRSGNTLYQELSFQDADALGEMDEGADITGSLVHPGEYASSVNDNFFGMGKEVENLIMENNELLATKNALNVVKDDLIVKVDELTSEQEILREEVRGLQQARERLRQRIAALEEELKKVKEEAEAAAKATKSDDEEDVPLSQRKRFTRVEMARVLMERNQYKERFIELQDAVRWTEMIRASKTVPSSISGGKGGSVWKFFSNLFTGPADRGTLVRSAHTLPHIRYSAPANQVVPAPPLDAMRRRTLKSRQDFLDQGDTISSEKLVARRASERREQYRQVRAHVKKEDGRLQAYGWSLPGKPSAPVRQPPVPVPVYCRPLQETEPGMKIWCGAGVNLSGGKTRDGGCMVGGSVFYAAEAQETSSNTKTEAEDAVEHLDKELQESENRRLEAERWEQQLSSLVWICTSTQKMSKVTVIDANNPADILEVFNVCQGHLLCIASVPGAKESDYAQSSNENSIRNSVNGSTTNDTENNNGACYEDVTNANENVEQSNGRKNQDTEAVVDKNKNESDNQSDDQANENTEKTAETDQNSTTNEPQSLESIDSETANLGKVHFVQCNTEAHPSRLNDKDIVNEEATKKEETEEETPIEKMSSIQPTMWLGAQNGAVYVHSAVAKWSVCLHSVKLKDAALAIVHVQGRVLVALADGTVTIFRRGADGQWDLSQYHVITLGSPQHSIRCMTAVSGKTVWCGYRNKIHVIDPISMTLECTVDAHPRRESQVRQLAWLGDGVWISIRLDSTLRLYHAHTYQHLQDVDIEPYVSKMLGTGKLGFSFVRITALLISSNRLWIGTGNGVIISVPLSESAGGSMAVSRVQTGGNKGDAPGVGVRIFASERSVTPGSFIPYCSMAHAQLSFHGHRDAVKMFVAVPGHGGQSAVTDGTQPAMLVLSGGEGYIDFRVGDGEETEEGMDRSNVTVNNGAEEHGEQSHLIVWQVQCPLPMPMNG
- the Syd gene encoding JNK-interacting protein 3 isoform X6 codes for the protein MDQETVYGTHEDSHVVMSEKVQSLAGSIYQEFEKMIARYDEDVVKDLMPLLVNVLECLDISYTENQEREVELELLREDNEQLVTQYEREKQLRKASDQKLLELEDISEDERKELLSKIDSLESIVRMLELKTKNSHDHVGRLEEKEAELKREYSRLHDRYTELFKTHVDYMERTKMLVGSTERLESVSTSRAPSRLPSLGLAHMSRSSGPLSYGFQSLEASMNSEDVQEEIIPNAANLRTEMLDSSSEAAIETSDKSQLTDQPVQENKTTAISRHESPETEVPPTLMTPTTPTTGIDKLATTPGGRSRTEREQRSGNTLYQELSFQDADALGEMDEGADITGSLVHPGEYASSVNDNFFGMGKEVENLIMENNELLATKNALNVVKDDLIVKVDELTSEQEILREEVRGLQQARERLRQRIAALEEELKKVKEEAEAAAKATKSDDEEDVPLSQRKRFTRVEMARVLMERNQYKERFIELQDAVRWTEMIRASKTVPSSISGGKGGSVWKFFSNLFTGPADRGTLVRSAHTLPHIRYSAPANQVVPAPPLDAMRRRTLKSRQDFLDQGDTISSEKLVARRASERREQYRQVRAHVKKEDGRLQAYGWSLPGKPSAPVRQPPVPVPVYCRPLQETEPGMKIWCGAGVNLSGGKTRDGGCMVGGSVFYAAEAQETSSNTKTEAEDAVEHLDKELQESENRRLEAERWEQQLSSLVWICTSTQKMSKVTVIDANNPADILEVFNVCQGHLLCIASVPGAKESDYAQSSNENSIRNSVNGSTTNDTENNNGACYEDVTNANENVEQSNGRKNQDTEAVVDKNKNESDNQSDDQANENTEKTAETDQNSTTNEPQSLESIDSETANLGKVHFVQCNTEAHPSRLNDKDIVNEEATKKEETEEETPIEKMSSIQPTMWLGAQNGAVYVHSAVAKWSVCLHSVKLKDAALAIVHVQGRVLVALADGTVTIFRRGADGQWDLSQYHVITLGSPQHSIRCMTAVSGKTVWCGYRNKIHVIDPISMTLECTVDAHPRRESQVRQLAWLGDGVWISIRLDSTLRLYHAHTYQHLQDVDIEPYVSKMLGTGKLGFSFVRITALLISSNRLWIGTGNGVIISVPLSESAGGSMAVSRVQTGGNKGDAPGVGVRIFASERSVTPGSFIPYCSMAHAQLSFHGHRDAVKMFVAVPGHGGQSAVTDGTQPAMLVLSGGEGYIDFRVGDGEETEEGMDRSNVTVNNGAEEHGEQSHLIVWQVQCPLPMPMNG
- the Syd gene encoding C-Jun-amino-terminal kinase-interacting protein 4 isoform X3, producing MDQETVYGTHEDSHVVMSEKVQSLAGSIYQEFEKMIARYDEDVVKDLMPLLVNVLECLDISYTENQEREVELELLREDNEQLVTQYEREKQLRKASDQKLLELEDISEDERKELLSKIDSLESIVRMLELKTKNSHDHGTNAIGASSLPIHSSSLYIGRLEEKEAELKREYSRLHDRYTELFKTHVDYMERTKMLVGSTERLESVSTSRAPSRLPSLGLAHMSRSSGPLSYGFQSLEASMNSEDVQEEIIPNAANLRTEMLDSSSEAAIETSDKSQLTDQPVQENKTTAISRRMLYESPETEVPPTLMTPTTPTTGIDKLATTPGGRSRTEREQRSGNTLYQELSFQDADALGEMDEGADITGSLVHPGEYASSGMGKEVENLIMENNELLATKNALNVVKDDLIVKVDELTSEQEILREEVRGLQQARERLRQRIAALEEELKKVKEEAEAAAKATKSDDEEDVPLSQRKRFTRVEMARVLMERNQYKERFIELQDAVRWTEMIRASKTVPSSISGGKGGSVWKFFSNLFTGPADRGTLVRSAHTLPHIRYSAPANQVVPAPPLDAMRRRTLKSRQDFLDQGDTISSEKLVARRASERREQYRQVRAHVKKEDGRLQAYGWSLPGKPSAPVRQPPVPVPVYCRPLQETEPGMKIWCGAGVNLSGGKTRDGGCMVGGSVFYAAEAQETSSNTKTEAEDAVEHLDKELQESENRRLEAERWEQQLSSLVWICTSTQKMSKVTVIDANNPADILEVFNVCQGHLLCIASVPGAKESDYAQSSNENSIRNSVNGSTTNDTENNNGACYEDVTNANENVEQSNGRKNQDTEAVVDKNKNESDNQSDDQANENTEKTAETDQNSTTNEPQSLESIDSETANLGKVHFVQCNTEAHPSRLNDKDIVNEEATKKEETEEETPIEKMSSIQPTMWLGAQNGAVYVHSAVAKWSVCLHSVKLKDAALAIVHVQGRVLVALADGTVTIFRRGADGQWDLSQYHVITLGSPQHSIRCMTAVSGKTVWCGYRNKIHVIDPISMTLECTVDAHPRRESQVRQLAWLGDGVWISIRLDSTLRLYHAHTYQHLQDVDIEPYVSKMLGTGKLGFSFVRITALLISSNRLWIGTGNGVIISVPLSESAGGSMAVSRVQTGGNKGDAPGVGVRIFASERSVTPGSFIPYCSMAHAQLSFHGHRDAVKMFVAVPGHGGQSAVTDGTQPAMLVLSGGEGYIDFRVGDGEETEEGMDRSNVTVNNGAEEHGEQSHLIVWQVQCPLPMPMNG
- the Syd gene encoding JNK-interacting protein 3 isoform X1, which encodes MDQETVYGTHEDSHVVMSEKVQSLAGSIYQEFEKMIARYDEDVVKDLMPLLVNVLECLDISYTENQEREVELELLREDNEQLVTQYEREKQLRKASDQKLLELEDISEDERKELLSKIDSLESIVRMLELKTKNSHDHGTNAIGASSLPIHSSSLYIGRLEEKEAELKREYSRLHDRYTELFKTHVDYMERTKMLVGSTERLESVSTSRAPSRLPSLGLAHMSRSSGPLSYGFQSLEASMNSEDVQEEIIPNAANLRTEMLDSSSEAAIETSDKSQLTDQPVQENKTTAISRRMLYESPETEVPPTLMTPTTPTTGIDKLATTPGGRSRTEREQRSGNTLYQELSFQDADALGEMDEGADITGSLVHPGEYASSVNDNFFGMGKEVENLIMENNELLATKNALNVVKDDLIVKVDELTSEQEILREEVRGLQQARERLRQRIAALEEELKKVKEEAEAAAKATKSDDEEDVPLSQRKRFTRVEMARVLMERNQYKERFIELQDAVRWTEMIRASKTVPSSISGGKGGSVWKFFSNLFTGPADRGTLVRSAHTLPHIRYSAPANQVVPAPPLDAMRRRTLKSRQDFLDQGDTISSEKLVARRASERREQYRQVRAHVKKEDGRLQAYGWSLPGKPSAPVRQPPVPVPVYCRPLQETEPGMKIWCGAGVNLSGGKTRDGGCMVGGSVFYAAEAQETSSNTKTEAEDAVEHLDKELQESENRRLEAERWEQQLSSLVWICTSTQKMSKVTVIDANNPADILEVFNVCQGHLLCIASVPGAKESDYAQSSNENSIRNSVNGSTTNDTENNNGACYEDVTNANENVEQSNGRKNQDTEAVVDKNKNESDNQSDDQANENTEKTAETDQNSTTNEPQSLESIDSETANLGKVHFVQCNTEAHPSRLNDKDIVNEEATKKEETEEETPIEKMSSIQPTMWLGAQNGAVYVHSAVAKWSVCLHSVKLKDAALAIVHVQGRVLVALADGTVTIFRRGADGQWDLSQYHVITLGSPQHSIRCMTAVSGKTVWCGYRNKIHVIDPISMTLECTVDAHPRRESQVRQLAWLGDGVWISIRLDSTLRLYHAHTYQHLQDVDIEPYVSKMLGTGKLGFSFVRITALLISSNRLWIGTGNGVIISVPLSESAGGSMAVSRVQTGGNKGDAPGVGVRIFASERSVTPGSFIPYCSMAHAQLSFHGHRDAVKMFVAVPGHGGQSAVTDGTQPAMLVLSGGEGYIDFRVGDGEETEEGMDRSNVTVNNGAEEHGEQSHLIVWQVQCPLPMPMNG
- the Syd gene encoding C-Jun-amino-terminal kinase-interacting protein 4 isoform X5; the protein is MDQETVYGTHEDSHVVMSEKVQSLAGSIYQEFEKMIARYDEDVVKDLMPLLVNVLECLDISYTENQEREVELELLREDNEQLVTQYEREKQLRKASDQKLLELEDISEDERKELLSKIDSLESIVRMLELKTKNSHDHGTNAIGASSLPIHSSSLYIGRLEEKEAELKREYSRLHDRYTELFKTHVDYMERTKMLVGSTERLESVSTSRAPSRLPSLGLAHMSRSSGPLSYGFQSLEASMNSEDVQEEIIPNAANLRTEMLDSSSEAAIETSDKSQLTDQPVQENKTTAISRRMLYESPETEVPPTLMTPTTPTTGIDKLATTPGGRSRTEREQRSGNTLYQELSFQDADALGEMDEGADITGMGKEVENLIMENNELLATKNALNVVKDDLIVKVDELTSEQEILREEVRGLQQARERLRQRIAALEEELKKVKEEAEAAAKATKSDDEEDVPLSQRKRFTRVEMARVLMERNQYKERFIELQDAVRWTEMIRASKTVPSSISGGKGGSVWKFFSNLFTGPADRGTLVRSAHTLPHIRYSAPANQVVPAPPLDAMRRRTLKSRQDFLDQGDTISSEKLVARRASERREQYRQVRAHVKKEDGRLQAYGWSLPGKPSAPVRQPPVPVPVYCRPLQETEPGMKIWCGAGVNLSGGKTRDGGCMVGGSVFYAAEAQETSSNTKTEAEDAVEHLDKELQESENRRLEAERWEQQLSSLVWICTSTQKMSKVTVIDANNPADILEVFNVCQGHLLCIASVPGAKESDYAQSSNENSIRNSVNGSTTNDTENNNGACYEDVTNANENVEQSNGRKNQDTEAVVDKNKNESDNQSDDQANENTEKTAETDQNSTTNEPQSLESIDSETANLGKVHFVQCNTEAHPSRLNDKDIVNEEATKKEETEEETPIEKMSSIQPTMWLGAQNGAVYVHSAVAKWSVCLHSVKLKDAALAIVHVQGRVLVALADGTVTIFRRGADGQWDLSQYHVITLGSPQHSIRCMTAVSGKTVWCGYRNKIHVIDPISMTLECTVDAHPRRESQVRQLAWLGDGVWISIRLDSTLRLYHAHTYQHLQDVDIEPYVSKMLGTGKLGFSFVRITALLISSNRLWIGTGNGVIISVPLSESAGGSMAVSRVQTGGNKGDAPGVGVRIFASERSVTPGSFIPYCSMAHAQLSFHGHRDAVKMFVAVPGHGGQSAVTDGTQPAMLVLSGGEGYIDFRVGDGEETEEGMDRSNVTVNNGAEEHGEQSHLIVWQVQCPLPMPMNG